A window of Akkermansiaceae bacterium contains these coding sequences:
- a CDS encoding FecR domain-containing protein — translation MNPDQLDEMIQDLLGGVISQEKLEILEHELTSNSLAMARYLEHTDLENALCSHAEINSYSKIPVVPIERIRHRQRQKTFKIAVLAAAASVIFLLIAMRLFQVTERVPVLAFEVAPGTQYELVHEGSGKPPEENVMESGSRVRVLQGTMELKFTSGVRAIVSAPADITLHDDDFLFISEGMAWFQVPPQAVGFTVKTRDFTVVDLGTEFGVCASPSNHDAVHVFKGKVQVSALKLRQESMVLSAGQSRRIDHIGRLVDIPVAKGLFLTSLPEGLLFMHWSFDRAVEGAFLAAGNHPLLERGTARPETVDAESLLTSGRYGKALQFTGATGEGVLTRWAGISGTRPRTVACWIKVDQEAEYQETDNLVSWGLNKPGFPGWHGKWKLTLSDRLVHSSGYDGRRTAIKDVVDGDWHHVACTYAVNANGEPDVKIFIDGEAVPNQWQPELESGIRTSETIVDYPLSDPVIFGADLFTPGYGHLYRFRGLLDEVYIFEGVLDAPTIRRLSTENQYQPSHQPQTLLSE, via the coding sequence ATGAATCCAGACCAATTGGACGAAATGATCCAGGATCTGCTCGGCGGCGTGATTTCGCAGGAAAAGCTCGAGATTCTCGAACATGAGCTGACATCCAACTCTCTGGCGATGGCGCGTTATTTGGAACACACCGATCTAGAGAATGCCCTTTGCTCCCATGCTGAAATTAATAGCTACAGCAAAATTCCGGTTGTGCCGATTGAGCGCATCAGGCACCGCCAAAGGCAAAAAACGTTCAAAATAGCGGTGCTGGCCGCCGCGGCGTCGGTGATTTTTCTACTCATCGCAATGCGCCTGTTCCAGGTTACGGAGCGGGTTCCGGTGCTGGCCTTCGAGGTAGCTCCCGGCACTCAGTATGAACTGGTGCATGAAGGCAGTGGCAAACCTCCCGAAGAAAACGTAATGGAAAGTGGCTCCAGAGTGCGCGTGTTGCAGGGAACAATGGAGCTGAAGTTCACATCGGGCGTCCGAGCAATCGTGTCGGCACCAGCGGATATAACCCTGCACGATGATGACTTCTTATTTATCAGCGAGGGAATGGCATGGTTTCAGGTGCCACCCCAAGCCGTCGGCTTTACCGTCAAGACGAGAGATTTTACCGTGGTCGATCTGGGAACAGAATTTGGTGTCTGTGCCAGCCCTAGTAACCACGATGCAGTCCATGTATTCAAGGGTAAGGTGCAGGTGTCTGCACTCAAGCTCAGGCAAGAGTCCATGGTGCTGAGTGCCGGGCAGTCCCGCCGCATTGACCACATCGGCAGACTGGTGGACATCCCAGTGGCGAAGGGCTTGTTCCTAACATCACTCCCTGAAGGCCTGCTGTTCATGCACTGGAGCTTTGATCGTGCGGTGGAGGGTGCGTTTCTTGCCGCTGGTAACCACCCACTTCTCGAGCGCGGCACAGCCCGTCCTGAGACAGTGGACGCCGAGTCCCTGCTGACTAGTGGTCGGTATGGCAAAGCACTTCAATTTACCGGAGCGACAGGCGAAGGGGTGTTAACACGCTGGGCGGGGATTTCAGGAACCCGACCGCGCACTGTGGCCTGCTGGATCAAGGTGGATCAAGAGGCCGAATATCAGGAAACGGACAACCTCGTTAGTTGGGGGTTAAACAAGCCGGGCTTCCCTGGTTGGCACGGCAAGTGGAAGCTGACTTTGTCCGATAGATTAGTGCACTCATCTGGTTACGATGGCAGGCGCACAGCAATAAAGGATGTCGTTGATGGCGACTGGCATCATGTGGCGTGTACGTATGCCGTCAACGCCAATGGAGAACCCGATGTTAAAATTTTCATCGATGGCGAGGCCGTGCCTAACCAGTGGCAGCCGGAACTCGAAAGCGGGATCCGGACTTCGGAGACGATCGTTGACTACCCGCTATCAGACCCAGTCATTTTCGGAGCTGACTTGTTCACTCCTGGCTACGGACACCTGTATCGTTTCCGCGGTTTGTTAGACGAAGTTTATATTTTTGAAGGCGTCTTGGACGCACCGACGATCCGCCGTCTCTCCACCGAGAACCAATATCAACCAAGCCATCAGCCCCAAACCCTCTTGAGTGAGTGA
- a CDS encoding sigma-70 family RNA polymerase sigma factor, with the protein MSELNQTADFIKLLTSHQLALRGFIISMLPGSQDVNDVLQDTNVVLWEKMKSFKPGTNFQAWSFAIARNKVMQYWGHQRKLHRLVLGEETLLAVAEAKQAAPPETIERKLTALGKCLERLSPSERDLVDARYRRGSSLEKYSDEAGRSAASLRVTLYRVRNKLRQCIEKTLVWEGGRA; encoded by the coding sequence ATGTCTGAATTGAACCAAACCGCGGATTTTATCAAACTGTTGACCAGTCACCAGTTGGCGTTGCGAGGGTTCATCATTTCCATGCTGCCTGGCAGCCAAGACGTCAATGATGTGCTGCAGGACACCAACGTCGTTCTCTGGGAAAAAATGAAGAGTTTCAAGCCTGGGACTAATTTTCAAGCTTGGTCTTTCGCCATCGCGCGCAACAAGGTAATGCAATACTGGGGTCATCAACGCAAGCTCCATAGACTGGTTCTTGGGGAGGAGACACTGCTAGCAGTAGCTGAGGCGAAGCAAGCTGCACCGCCCGAAACCATCGAGCGAAAGCTCACCGCACTGGGTAAATGCCTGGAACGGCTCAGCCCGTCTGAGCGCGACTTGGTGGACGCTCGCTACCGCAGGGGATCCAGTCTTGAAAAATACTCGGATGAGGCTGGGCGGAGTGCCGCCTCCTTGCGCGTGACACTCTACCGAGTGCGAAACAAGCTCAGGCAGTGCATCGAGAAGACCCTTGTCTGGGAAGGAGGCAGGGCATGA
- a CDS encoding PEP-CTERM sorting domain-containing protein, with amino-acid sequence MKLKYTMLAASFIGMAGANAALVTLLDEEFTGGVGPTNTATATWTQTDPAGFEVYDNGGFSVRGINTNVPSSPLGGLEVLANATSNTITISITLPSLLDHTVDGVFTFLGGQRIGGGGSGGFEGDLEIVNITDARTLRANAAVNKPNYAMAANSINLDFLAADAGDTLELRFKESGGASDRGLQLADLKLDVTTVVPEPSSAALLGLGGIALILRRRK; translated from the coding sequence ATGAAACTCAAATACACAATGCTCGCAGCCTCATTCATCGGCATGGCCGGGGCTAACGCCGCTCTCGTGACTCTCCTCGACGAGGAGTTTACAGGTGGTGTCGGTCCCACCAACACCGCAACGGCAACATGGACACAAACCGATCCCGCAGGCTTTGAAGTTTACGACAACGGCGGATTTAGTGTCCGGGGTATTAACACCAACGTCCCTTCCTCTCCACTGGGAGGGCTTGAAGTGCTGGCAAATGCCACATCCAACACCATCACGATTTCCATCACCCTACCGTCACTCCTCGATCACACCGTTGACGGAGTCTTTACGTTCCTGGGAGGCCAGCGCATCGGGGGTGGTGGTTCCGGCGGATTTGAGGGTGATCTGGAAATTGTCAACATCACGGATGCACGGACCCTTCGCGCGAACGCGGCCGTCAACAAACCTAACTACGCCATGGCCGCGAATTCCATCAACCTTGACTTCCTTGCCGCCGATGCGGGCGACACGCTTGAACTCCGTTTCAAAGAAAGCGGTGGCGCCTCCGACCGCGGTCTGCAACTGGCGGATCTTAAGCTCGATGTGACCACGGTGGTTCCCGAGCCATCCTCCGCCGCCCTGCTCGGCCTTGGAGGCATTGCGCTGATCCTGCGTCGCCGCAAGTAA